The DNA region CTTGTTTCCACAGAACAGGCTTACTGCCTGACAGTTACAGGAGATACCGAGATCGAAGCTAAGTACGATGAGAATTTCATACTCGGTGATGTAAACAGCGACGGAAAGATAAATATAAACGATCTTTCAAAGGCAGCTGCTCACGTCAAGGGAAAAAGGATGCTTACCGACGATCAGATCAGACGTGCAGATATAAACAGAGATGGCTCTGTAAATGTAACAGATATCATAAGGATAGCTGCACATATTAAGGGCAAAAAGCTGATCGTAAATGATCGCTAAAGAAAATACAGACTATTTTTCGGGCACCTTTGTCATGACTTTGGCAAAGGTGCCTTTATTATGTCTCTCATAGTCTGAAAATGCAGTTTTTAGAAAATATTATCCTAAGAAATAATTGTTTATACCAGTTTTAGCGCAGTTGAAAAAACAAAATTACAAAATTTAGTAAGGAATGATGTTGATTTTTGATACACAGTTACCGTTGATTTTAATATTTTCGGATAAAATTAATAGATGAATTTTATATCATTACACATTATGCACAAATGATATAAGGCTATTTACCGCATTATGAGACGATATGCTGTCATATTTTGGACGACTAGCTGATATGTGGCTTGACCATTTATTGCTCTTTTTTATAAGAATATGAAAATCTTTATCAATTTTTGTGCTTCTTGCTTATATTTATTGACAAATTAATATAATTATGGTAAGATTTATACAGACACCGAAAGGGTGAATAACGAATTTGGTGTGACAAAAATGCTTACCTGGAGGCACACGGAATATATCTTTTGGTTGGATATGTCAAATTTGAAGGATCTGCCGACGGGTATCTTATTAGGAGGTAATACTAATGAAAAAGAGAAAAATCTTAGCAACGATTGTTTCAGCAGCTATGCTCTCAACTGTATTTGCAAGCTGCGGCAACACAGACGGTAATGGCGGCACTAAAAAAGCCAAGAAAAATGCTGATGGCTCTCAGGAGATCACTTGGATGTTCTGGGATGACCTGAACGCTACCGAGGATCTTATCTCGCTGGGTTACAAGCAGACTATCGAAAGATTCAACAAGGATTACGAGGGTACATACCACGTAACACCTATCACTACCAACCTTGAGGAATACTACAACAACCTCAACGCTAAGGTTGCAGCAGGTGAGACACCTGATGTATTCATCGTAAGCCCCGGTCCTCAGCTGACTGACTATGTTAAGCCCGGCGTTGCAGCTCCTCTTGATGATTATCTTGCAAAGGACGGCTGGAAGGATACCTTTACAAGTGACGCAGTATTCTCTCAGCAGACCTATGACGGCAAGATCTACGCAGTTCCGCTGAATACAGCTGCTGCTTGCTGCTTCTACAACACCGAGATGTTCGAGAAGGCAGGCGCAAAGGTTCCTACTACATGGGAAGAAATGCTGGATGCTTGTGCTAAGCTTCAGGATGCAGGTTATACTCCTATAACAATTTCCGCAGGTACTGCATGGTGTCTCTCAATGGTTGCAGGTTATCTGTGTGAGGGTGAGGGCGTTGACCTTGCTGCTCTGGCTGACGGTTCTGCTTCATGGGAAGATGGTAAGCTTGAGAACGCTTGCAACAAGCTCCTCGACCTGTCCAAGTATTTCCAGAAGACTGCAGCCGGTGATACTAACG from Ruminococcus albus AD2013 includes:
- a CDS encoding ABC transporter substrate-binding protein, with product MKKRKILATIVSAAMLSTVFASCGNTDGNGGTKKAKKNADGSQEITWMFWDDLNATEDLISLGYKQTIERFNKDYEGTYHVTPITTNLEEYYNNLNAKVAAGETPDVFIVSPGPQLTDYVKPGVAAPLDDYLAKDGWKDTFTSDAVFSQQTYDGKIYAVPLNTAAACCFYNTEMFEKAGAKVPTTWEEMLDACAKLQDAGYTPITISAGTAWCLSMVAGYLCEGEGVDLAALADGSASWEDGKLENACNKLLDLSKYFQKTAAGDTNDVATANFYNGEAAILIQGSWAIGQINGENPDFESKCGVFQFPGVDRVIAKSDSLCMSSKTACPEGAAALIKYFTDDEAQKYTAEKGGKIPVTKVEYDASAAPQQLAYVMDVFSGAKGTFGFYNESMPTTETGSHFDDTMVSVFLGDLSPKEAAKDMEEFYAANCRQ